A genomic window from Promicromonospora sukumoe includes:
- a CDS encoding glycoside hydrolase family 76 protein: MTTLSEMPSHRTARRPGRLPGARPRRRAVGIAAAVAAACLLAVPLAPAPPAEADAAPAAATPVRTAPHNAAAAVRAAAAAEICDIHCDARDPGTAAGDRVPVTAAVHGRTLRLHVSDPDVMGWGSIEGGRPGDEVWLDRSFDGGKTWASGSRLGATTVPAGSTGWRTQMYNVDDWANAGVGALRACGKAGDRAEIACTGWARNDRNAGSRSTAAATALMMLWDRDTGLFETNGWWTGANALTAVIDNARISGMGSYRYAIAQTYDKNVNARDGQFRNEYLDDTGWWGLAWVAAYDLTGDSRYLSTARADADHMRAYWTTKCGGGVQWNTGIAYKNAITNELYVQLNAALHNRIPGDTTYLQRAQEGWDWFEASGMINSGNLVNDGLNDSCANNGEPTWTYNQGVVLGALTELHRATGDAELLETARDLADASTGSTYLNPGGILREVNEGEDCSSDGASFKGAYVRGLGRLNAYLADRPYGAYLDRQADAAYANDRDALGMYGPHWAGPLVRPATGHGCQQGALDLMNAAEAG, translated from the coding sequence ATGACAACGCTGTCAGAGATGCCCTCGCACCGCACGGCCCGACGCCCCGGGAGACTTCCCGGCGCCCGACCCCGGCGTCGGGCCGTGGGTATCGCCGCGGCGGTCGCCGCCGCCTGCCTGCTGGCCGTGCCGCTGGCGCCCGCTCCCCCGGCCGAGGCGGACGCCGCTCCGGCGGCCGCCACCCCGGTCCGGACGGCGCCGCACAACGCCGCCGCGGCCGTCCGCGCCGCCGCAGCCGCCGAGATCTGCGACATCCACTGCGACGCCCGCGACCCCGGTACCGCGGCGGGCGACCGGGTCCCGGTCACGGCGGCGGTCCACGGCCGGACGCTCCGACTCCACGTCTCGGACCCCGACGTCATGGGCTGGGGCTCGATCGAGGGCGGCCGGCCGGGCGACGAGGTGTGGCTGGACCGCTCGTTCGACGGCGGGAAGACGTGGGCGTCCGGCAGCCGCCTCGGCGCGACGACGGTACCGGCCGGCTCCACGGGCTGGCGCACGCAGATGTACAACGTCGACGACTGGGCGAACGCCGGCGTCGGGGCGCTGCGGGCCTGCGGCAAGGCGGGCGACCGCGCCGAGATCGCCTGCACCGGGTGGGCGCGCAACGACCGGAACGCCGGGAGCCGCTCGACGGCGGCCGCCACGGCGCTGATGATGCTCTGGGACCGGGACACGGGCCTGTTCGAGACGAACGGCTGGTGGACGGGCGCCAACGCGCTGACCGCCGTCATCGACAACGCCCGGATCAGCGGCATGGGCAGCTACCGGTACGCGATCGCGCAGACCTACGACAAGAACGTGAACGCGCGCGACGGCCAGTTCCGCAACGAGTACCTGGACGACACCGGCTGGTGGGGGCTCGCGTGGGTCGCCGCGTACGACCTGACCGGCGACAGCAGGTACCTGAGCACTGCCCGCGCCGACGCCGACCACATGCGCGCTTACTGGACGACCAAGTGCGGCGGCGGCGTCCAGTGGAACACCGGCATCGCGTACAAGAACGCCATCACCAACGAGCTGTACGTGCAGCTCAACGCGGCGCTGCACAACCGCATCCCCGGCGACACCACGTACCTGCAGCGAGCGCAGGAGGGGTGGGACTGGTTCGAGGCCAGCGGCATGATCAACTCCGGCAACCTGGTCAACGACGGGCTGAACGACTCGTGCGCCAACAACGGCGAGCCCACGTGGACCTACAACCAGGGCGTGGTCCTGGGCGCCCTGACCGAGCTGCACCGGGCCACGGGTGACGCCGAACTGCTGGAGACCGCGCGGGACCTGGCCGACGCCTCGACCGGCTCGACGTACCTCAACCCCGGCGGCATCCTCCGCGAGGTCAACGAGGGCGAGGACTGCAGCAGCGACGGCGCCTCCTTCAAGGGCGCCTACGTGCGCGGCCTGGGCCGGCTCAACGCGTACCTGGCCGACCGGCCGTACGGCGCCTACCTCGACCGGCAGGCCGACGCCGCGTACGCCAACGACCGCGACGCCCTCGGCATGTACGGCCCGCACTGGGCCGGGCCGCTCGTCCGGCCCGCGACGGGGCACGGCTGCCAGCAGGGCGCGCTGGACCTGATGAACGCAGCGGAGGCCGGCTAG
- the hrpA gene encoding ATP-dependent RNA helicase HrpA — translation MSTEPSSTPVSDGDRGRAGGGRNRRRGSGRQTSNPNRRPRRTGPQRVSTEQLEAAAAKRAAVEMPPITYPAQLPVSARREDIAAAIRDHQVVIVAGETGSGKTTQIPKIALELGRGRQGQIGHTQPRRLAARTVAERIAEELGTQLGGVVGYQVRFTDQSSDETLVKVMTDGILLAQIQRDPQLLAYDTIIIDEAHERSLNIDFLLGYLSRLLPQRPDLKLIITSATIDSERFAAHFSPAALAGRGGAPEYVTDVLPDLAPIVEVSGRTFPVEIRYKPLSPDEGQDDGSSPVEPVETPGGSRGARPARAKKGRARGDEEKDLVTGIIEACDELMREGSGDILVFLSGEREIHDAADGLAGHLKERARDPKHPQHVEILPLYARLSSAEQHRVFQQHASRRIVLATNVAETSLTVPGIHYVVDPGTARISRYSKQTKVQRLPIEPISQASANQRSGRSGRVADGIAIRLYSEEDFDGRSEFTEPEILRTSLASVLLQMISVGVVATPDDVARFPFVEPPDTRAIRDGVQLLTELGALEEEDGVTRLTEVGRTLAQLPMDPRLARMVIEGSKHGVAREVAIVAAALSIQDPRERPAEQRAQADQLHARFADPRSDFLTYLNLWEYVREQQRLLSSSAFRRQCKAEYLNFLRIREWQDVVAQLREMAKPLGIEMSFQPRHRASSQDRGSSQDRGSSQDRGSSLSRPEEASTGSTTDVAEETASYRQTWDDDTIHRSLLAGLLSQIGMQDTGEVKASAVAHLRGTQREIALKRAKKQARNEYVGARGARFAIFPGSPLSKKPPVWIMAGELVETSRLWARDVSRIQPEWAEDLAGPLAKRTYSEPHWSSKQGAAMCTEKVLLYGVPIVSDRRVLYAKVDPEAAREMFVRHALVQGEWTTHHRFFHDNRALLEEAGELEARSRQRGLVADEDDLFAFYDERVPDSVVSAAHFDRWWSRARKETPDLLAFTMEQLVGDASVDTAEFPESWPQGELSLPLTYQFQPGSDADGVTVHVPVAVLARVVPDGFDWMVPGLLEELTVATIKSLPKTVRRELVPAPDVARDVVAWMRTECPAWEDIARAGDMAEPYTAAFTRAVRALRDVVVPPEVWDDERVSRLPRHLRVTFRVIEERGRGRSASSVVLDESKDLVLLQRKLASRAEAAVRSAVRGAVGAALAEARAAAVAGPGTPVVPSAPNGAPAAPGSAVPTPPAPAPSPGGRSASPAAGASSVVGEQTGLTSWPSGLPDGGVLPGSVSTDVGAGVVVRGFPALVEETAPKVKGQARTVGVALRVLADETAQAAAHAAGVRRLLLSETTLGTGRITSRWTGTQSLTLAASPYPSTEALVADLQLAAVVSLTSPADEARYDTPPGGTDAATVRSATDYADALAFVRKHLEDEVHRVVGHVVAALSASRTLEAEVRGSGSLALLNTLQDIREHRAGLVHDGFVSATPPRRLPHLARYLRADSHRLTKAAENPGRDADLAWRIGDVTSAYEKAQATYAAGSPDAARAAELSEVRWMLEELRVSLFAQQLGTDGPVSEKRIRKVLAPGGW, via the coding sequence GTGAGTACCGAGCCTTCTTCCACCCCAGTGTCCGACGGCGACCGCGGCCGCGCGGGCGGGGGCCGGAACCGTCGTCGTGGCTCGGGCAGGCAGACGAGCAACCCGAACCGCCGGCCGCGCCGGACCGGCCCGCAGCGCGTCTCCACGGAACAGCTCGAGGCGGCCGCCGCCAAGCGCGCCGCCGTCGAGATGCCGCCCATCACCTACCCGGCGCAGCTGCCCGTCTCGGCGCGGCGCGAGGACATCGCCGCGGCGATCCGCGACCACCAGGTCGTGATCGTCGCGGGCGAGACCGGGTCCGGCAAGACGACGCAGATCCCGAAGATCGCGCTCGAGCTCGGCCGGGGACGCCAGGGCCAGATCGGGCACACCCAGCCCCGCCGGCTGGCGGCACGCACCGTCGCGGAGCGCATCGCGGAGGAGCTCGGCACGCAGCTCGGCGGCGTCGTCGGCTACCAGGTGCGGTTCACCGACCAGTCCAGCGACGAGACGCTGGTCAAGGTCATGACCGACGGCATCCTGCTCGCCCAGATCCAGCGCGACCCGCAGCTCCTGGCCTACGACACGATCATCATCGACGAGGCGCACGAGCGGTCCCTCAACATCGACTTCCTGCTCGGCTACCTGTCGCGGCTGCTGCCCCAGCGGCCCGACCTCAAGCTGATCATCACCTCGGCCACGATCGACTCGGAGCGGTTCGCGGCCCACTTCTCCCCCGCCGCCCTCGCCGGGCGCGGCGGCGCTCCCGAGTACGTCACGGACGTGCTGCCGGACCTCGCCCCGATCGTCGAGGTCTCCGGCCGGACGTTCCCGGTCGAGATCCGCTACAAGCCGCTGTCGCCGGACGAGGGTCAGGACGACGGCTCCTCGCCGGTCGAGCCTGTCGAGACCCCTGGTGGGTCCCGAGGGGCTCGACCGGCGCGGGCCAAGAAGGGCAGGGCGCGCGGCGACGAGGAGAAGGACCTGGTCACGGGCATCATCGAGGCCTGCGACGAGCTGATGCGGGAGGGCAGCGGCGACATCCTCGTGTTCCTCTCGGGCGAGCGCGAGATCCACGACGCCGCCGACGGCCTCGCCGGCCACCTGAAGGAACGCGCGCGCGACCCCAAGCACCCGCAGCACGTCGAGATCCTGCCGCTGTACGCGCGCCTGTCGAGCGCCGAGCAGCACCGGGTGTTCCAGCAGCACGCGTCGCGGCGCATCGTGCTGGCGACCAACGTCGCCGAGACCTCGCTGACCGTGCCGGGCATCCACTACGTGGTGGACCCCGGGACGGCGCGCATCAGCCGCTACTCCAAGCAGACCAAGGTGCAGCGGCTGCCCATCGAGCCGATCTCCCAGGCCTCGGCCAACCAGCGCAGCGGCCGCTCCGGCCGGGTCGCCGACGGCATCGCGATCCGCCTCTACTCCGAGGAGGACTTCGACGGCCGGTCGGAGTTCACCGAGCCCGAGATCCTGCGCACCTCGCTGGCGTCGGTGCTGCTGCAGATGATCTCGGTCGGCGTGGTCGCCACGCCCGACGACGTCGCCCGCTTCCCCTTCGTCGAGCCGCCGGACACCCGCGCGATCCGCGACGGCGTGCAGCTCCTGACCGAGCTCGGCGCCCTGGAGGAGGAGGACGGGGTCACCCGGCTCACCGAGGTGGGCCGCACGCTCGCCCAGCTCCCGATGGACCCGCGTCTGGCGCGCATGGTCATCGAGGGCTCGAAGCACGGCGTCGCCCGCGAGGTCGCGATCGTCGCGGCCGCGCTCTCGATCCAGGACCCCCGCGAGCGCCCCGCCGAGCAGCGCGCGCAGGCCGACCAGCTGCACGCCCGGTTCGCCGACCCACGCTCCGACTTCCTCACCTACCTCAACCTCTGGGAGTACGTGCGGGAGCAGCAGCGGCTGCTGTCCAGCTCGGCGTTCCGCCGGCAGTGCAAGGCCGAGTACCTCAACTTCCTGCGCATCCGCGAGTGGCAGGACGTCGTGGCGCAGCTCCGCGAGATGGCCAAGCCCCTGGGCATCGAGATGTCGTTCCAGCCGCGCCACCGCGCGTCGAGCCAGGACCGCGGGTCGAGCCAGGACCGCGGGTCGAGCCAGGACCGCGGGTCGAGCCTGTCGAGACCGGAAGAGGCCTCGACAGGCTCGACCACCGATGTCGCGGAGGAGACGGCGTCGTACCGGCAGACCTGGGACGACGACACGATCCACCGGTCCCTGCTGGCGGGCCTCCTGTCGCAGATCGGCATGCAGGACACCGGCGAGGTCAAGGCGTCCGCCGTCGCGCACCTGCGCGGGACCCAGCGCGAGATCGCGCTGAAGCGCGCGAAGAAGCAGGCCCGCAACGAGTACGTCGGCGCCCGCGGGGCGCGGTTCGCGATCTTCCCCGGTTCGCCCCTGTCCAAGAAGCCGCCCGTGTGGATCATGGCGGGCGAGCTGGTCGAGACCAGCCGCCTGTGGGCCCGCGACGTCAGCCGCATCCAGCCCGAGTGGGCCGAGGACCTCGCCGGGCCGCTCGCGAAGCGCACCTACTCCGAGCCGCACTGGTCCAGCAAGCAGGGCGCGGCGATGTGCACCGAGAAGGTGCTGCTGTACGGGGTGCCCATCGTGTCCGACCGCCGCGTGCTCTACGCCAAGGTGGACCCCGAGGCCGCGCGCGAGATGTTCGTGCGGCACGCGCTCGTGCAGGGCGAGTGGACCACGCACCACCGGTTCTTCCACGACAACCGCGCCCTCCTGGAGGAGGCCGGCGAGCTGGAGGCACGCTCCCGGCAGCGCGGCCTGGTCGCGGACGAGGACGACCTGTTCGCCTTCTACGACGAGCGCGTGCCCGACTCCGTGGTCTCCGCGGCGCACTTCGACCGCTGGTGGTCGCGGGCCCGCAAGGAGACGCCCGACCTGCTCGCCTTCACCATGGAGCAGCTCGTCGGCGACGCCTCCGTGGACACGGCCGAGTTCCCGGAGAGCTGGCCGCAGGGCGAGCTCTCCCTTCCGCTCACCTACCAGTTCCAGCCCGGGTCCGACGCCGACGGCGTGACCGTGCACGTCCCCGTCGCCGTGCTCGCCCGCGTGGTGCCCGACGGCTTCGACTGGATGGTGCCGGGGCTCCTCGAGGAGCTGACCGTCGCGACCATCAAGTCGCTGCCCAAGACGGTGCGGCGCGAGCTGGTGCCGGCGCCCGACGTGGCGCGCGACGTCGTCGCCTGGATGCGTACCGAGTGCCCGGCCTGGGAGGACATCGCCCGTGCGGGCGACATGGCGGAGCCCTACACGGCGGCGTTCACGCGTGCGGTGCGGGCGCTGCGTGACGTCGTCGTGCCGCCCGAGGTGTGGGACGACGAGCGCGTCTCGCGGCTCCCGCGGCACCTCCGGGTCACGTTCCGGGTGATCGAGGAGCGCGGGCGGGGACGTTCTGCGTCGTCCGTGGTGCTGGACGAGTCCAAGGATCTGGTGCTGCTGCAGCGCAAGCTCGCGTCCCGGGCCGAGGCGGCCGTGCGGTCGGCGGTGCGCGGGGCCGTGGGCGCTGCGCTGGCGGAGGCCCGGGCGGCCGCCGTCGCCGGGCCGGGGACGCCTGTGGTGCCCTCCGCGCCGAACGGTGCTCCGGCAGCCCCGGGCTCCGCCGTGCCGACGCCGCCCGCGCCCGCGCCGTCGCCGGGCGGCCGGTCCGCGAGCCCGGCCGCTGGGGCGTCGAGCGTCGTCGGCGAGCAGACCGGGCTCACCTCGTGGCCCTCCGGCCTGCCCGACGGCGGGGTGCTGCCCGGGTCGGTGTCCACCGACGTCGGCGCCGGGGTGGTGGTGCGGGGGTTCCCCGCGCTGGTCGAGGAGACCGCCCCCAAGGTGAAGGGGCAGGCGCGGACGGTCGGCGTCGCACTGCGCGTGCTGGCCGACGAGACCGCGCAGGCCGCGGCCCATGCCGCGGGCGTGCGGCGGCTGCTGCTGTCGGAGACGACGCTCGGGACCGGGCGGATCACGTCGCGGTGGACCGGGACGCAGTCGCTGACCCTGGCGGCGTCGCCGTACCCGAGCACCGAGGCGCTCGTGGCGGACCTGCAACTCGCGGCCGTCGTCTCGCTGACGTCGCCGGCGGACGAGGCACGGTACGACACGCCTCCGGGCGGGACCGACGCGGCGACGGTGCGGTCGGCGACCGACTACGCGGACGCGCTCGCCTTCGTGCGCAAGCACCTGGAGGACGAGGTGCACCGCGTCGTCGGGCACGTCGTCGCCGCGCTGTCGGCGAGCCGGACCCTGGAGGCGGAGGTCCGCGGGTCGGGCAGCCTGGCGCTGCTCAACACGCTGCAGGACATCCGCGAGCACCGCGCCGGCCTGGTCCACGACGGGTTCGTGTCGGCGACGCCGCCCCGGCGGCTGCCGCACCTGGCGCGATACCTGCGGGCCGACTCGCACCGCCTGACGAAGGCGGCGGAGAACCCGGGGCGGGACGCGGACCTCGCCTGGCGGATCGGCGACGTGACCTCGGCCTACGAGAAGGCCCAGGCCACGTACGCCGCCGGCTCCCCCGACGCCGCCCGCGCCGCCGAGCTCTCCGAGGTGCGCTGGATGCTGGAGGAGCTGCGCGTCTCGCTGTTCGCGCAGCAGCTCGGCACGGACGGGCCGGTCAGCGAGAAGCGGATCAGGAAGGTGCTGGCGCCGGGCGGGTGGTGA
- a CDS encoding PspC domain-containing protein, with translation MSTNTLSRPRQGRIIGGVCAGIARRFGWSPTVVRVVTVASILIPGPQVLAYVICWVAIPNERPAA, from the coding sequence ATGAGCACAAACACCCTGTCCCGTCCGCGCCAGGGGCGCATCATCGGCGGTGTCTGCGCCGGGATCGCCCGCCGATTCGGCTGGAGCCCCACCGTCGTGCGGGTCGTCACCGTCGCGTCGATCCTCATCCCCGGCCCGCAGGTGCTGGCCTACGTCATCTGCTGGGTCGCCATCCCGAACGAGCGTCCGGCCGCCTGA
- a CDS encoding PspC domain-containing protein, with the protein MSTQTLSRPRQGRMIAGVCAGIAHRFGWDPTLVRVLAVASIFIPGPQFLAYIAFWILMPNED; encoded by the coding sequence ATGAGCACACAGACACTTTCCCGTCCGCGCCAGGGGCGCATGATCGCCGGTGTCTGCGCCGGTATCGCCCACCGATTCGGCTGGGACCCGACGCTCGTCCGGGTCCTCGCCGTCGCCTCGATCTTCATTCCCGGACCGCAGTTCCTCGCGTACATCGCGTTCTGGATCCTCATGCCCAACGAGGACTGA
- a CDS encoding alpha-amylase, whose amino-acid sequence MTRHPNVPRRLLATLTMFATALTLGLVATAATPAAEPARAATPEHGDGDVILNLFQWTWDSVAAECTNVVGPAGFGYVQVSPPMEHIRGSQWWTSYQPVSYRIESKLGTRAEFANMVATCDAAGVGVIADAVVNHMAGAGQSGTGVAGTQFSDDSFAGTYSAADFNDCRSNISNYGDRYQVQNCRLVSLQDLRTGSDNVRGRLAAYFDDLVSLGVDGFRIDAAKHIPASDLEAIKARMGNPNVFWVHEVIGAAGEPIQPSEYLGSGDSHEFDYSRQLKHDFDGQIKNLRFIGDGKLPNARAGVFVDNHDTERNGESMNYKWGAKYVLANTFLLSWPYGSPSVYSGYEFSNNDAGAPGASDTTVPDATCGTGRWTCTQRWTEVRGMVGFHNEVAGTEVTNWWDDGGNLVSYGRGSKGYVVLNNTASAVQRSFQTSLPAGTYCDVVASSNCSVTRTVDANGWFTASVPAYGALALHTAARS is encoded by the coding sequence ATGACGCGCCATCCGAACGTGCCCCGCCGCCTGCTAGCCACCCTGACGATGTTCGCGACCGCTCTCACGCTGGGCCTGGTCGCGACCGCCGCCACCCCTGCCGCCGAGCCGGCGCGGGCGGCGACCCCCGAGCACGGCGACGGGGACGTCATCCTGAACCTGTTCCAGTGGACCTGGGACTCCGTCGCCGCGGAGTGCACGAACGTCGTCGGCCCGGCCGGGTTCGGCTACGTGCAGGTCTCCCCGCCGATGGAGCACATCCGCGGCTCGCAGTGGTGGACCTCGTACCAGCCGGTCAGCTACCGGATCGAGTCGAAGCTCGGCACTCGCGCCGAGTTCGCGAACATGGTCGCGACCTGCGACGCCGCCGGGGTGGGCGTGATCGCGGACGCCGTCGTCAACCACATGGCGGGTGCCGGCCAGTCCGGCACGGGCGTGGCGGGCACGCAGTTCTCGGACGACAGCTTCGCCGGGACGTACAGCGCGGCGGACTTCAACGACTGCCGCAGCAACATCTCGAACTACGGCGACCGATACCAGGTGCAGAACTGCCGCCTGGTCTCGCTGCAGGACCTGCGCACCGGCTCCGACAACGTGCGGGGCCGGCTCGCCGCGTACTTCGACGACCTGGTCTCCCTCGGCGTCGACGGGTTCCGGATCGACGCCGCGAAGCACATCCCGGCGTCGGACCTGGAGGCGATCAAGGCGCGGATGGGCAACCCGAACGTGTTCTGGGTGCACGAGGTGATCGGGGCCGCGGGCGAGCCGATCCAGCCGTCGGAGTACCTGGGCAGCGGGGACTCGCACGAGTTCGACTACTCCCGGCAGCTCAAGCACGACTTCGACGGGCAGATCAAGAACCTGCGCTTCATCGGCGACGGCAAGCTGCCGAACGCCCGGGCGGGCGTGTTCGTGGACAACCACGACACCGAGCGCAACGGCGAGTCGATGAACTACAAGTGGGGCGCCAAGTACGTCCTGGCCAACACGTTCCTGCTGTCGTGGCCGTACGGCTCGCCCAGCGTGTACTCGGGCTACGAGTTCTCGAACAACGACGCCGGCGCGCCCGGCGCCAGCGACACCACGGTGCCCGACGCGACCTGCGGCACGGGCCGGTGGACGTGCACGCAGCGCTGGACGGAGGTCCGCGGCATGGTCGGCTTCCACAACGAGGTGGCCGGCACCGAGGTCACCAACTGGTGGGACGACGGCGGCAACCTCGTCTCCTACGGCCGCGGCTCGAAGGGCTACGTGGTGCTGAACAACACCGCGTCCGCGGTGCAGCGCTCGTTCCAGACGTCGCTCCCGGCGGGCACGTACTGCGACGTCGTCGCGTCGTCGAACTGCTCGGTGACCCGCACCGTCGACGCCAACGGCTGGTTCACGGCCTCGGTCCCGGCCTACGGCGCCCTCGCGCTCCACACGGCCGCCCGATCCTGA
- a CDS encoding esterase-like activity of phytase family protein has product MIDREIVVTEDGAPVGLDAEGIWVRPAVRGQAGGFWLGVEGATGAENALVRVSASGRVQERVSLPDDVAAGLGKWGIEGVAGTVDRDGEHLFVALQRGLTSDDGLGGYARIGRYDVESEEWTWFGYELSEPTADGDWVGLSEVTVVDRDTLAVIERDKLNGPAASLKAVYTVDLPKRDPQPGTVPVLRKKLAVDVLPALRATNGWTQEKLEGLTIGGDGRVYAITDNDGVQDATGETVFLDLGSARKIFR; this is encoded by the coding sequence GTGATCGACCGCGAGATCGTCGTGACGGAGGACGGCGCGCCGGTGGGCCTGGACGCCGAGGGCATCTGGGTGCGCCCGGCGGTCCGGGGCCAGGCGGGCGGGTTCTGGCTCGGCGTCGAGGGCGCGACCGGTGCGGAGAACGCCCTGGTGCGCGTCTCGGCGTCGGGCCGCGTGCAGGAGCGCGTCAGCCTGCCCGACGACGTCGCCGCGGGCCTCGGCAAGTGGGGCATCGAGGGCGTGGCCGGCACCGTGGACCGCGACGGCGAGCACCTGTTCGTCGCCCTGCAGCGGGGCCTGACCAGCGACGACGGCCTGGGCGGCTACGCCCGCATCGGGCGGTACGACGTCGAGTCGGAGGAGTGGACCTGGTTTGGCTACGAGCTGTCCGAGCCGACGGCCGACGGCGACTGGGTGGGCCTGTCCGAGGTGACCGTCGTCGACCGCGACACGCTCGCCGTCATCGAGCGGGACAAGCTCAACGGCCCGGCGGCGTCGCTCAAGGCGGTCTACACGGTGGACCTGCCGAAGCGGGACCCGCAGCCCGGGACCGTCCCGGTGCTGCGCAAGAAGCTCGCCGTCGACGTGCTGCCGGCGCTCCGCGCCACCAACGGCTGGACGCAGGAGAAGCTCGAGGGCCTCACGATCGGCGGCGACGGCCGCGTGTACGCGATCACCGACAACGACGGCGTGCAGGACGCGACCGGCGAGACGGTGTTCCTCGACCTGGGCAGCGCCCGCAAGATCTTCCGCTGA
- a CDS encoding ATP-binding protein, translated as MLADEMRIFSELDFGRALFDDTLPPLDLSSPAIVLHTHKMQLPSRADMEHGHLFAELKAEKVFGRAAFALIAALARYRCFADRSRLDIFAADEASKTMSSPEAAEEIGTFIRDGRKHKAALLLGSHDAEEDFGNEVVRGLIPFRVLLRHRDSNLARRGLRWLHGLPTDAPVDEGLVKLVTEGTAPVTDAAVGVVEERRGECLIRDFQARYGRAKVMAPLVEKRAQTVKTTPTSSAGAVIGA; from the coding sequence ATGCTGGCCGACGAGATGCGCATCTTCTCCGAGCTCGACTTCGGGCGCGCCCTCTTCGACGACACCCTGCCGCCGCTCGACCTGAGCTCGCCGGCGATCGTGCTGCACACGCACAAGATGCAGCTGCCGTCGCGCGCCGACATGGAGCACGGGCACCTGTTCGCCGAGCTCAAGGCGGAGAAGGTGTTCGGCCGCGCGGCCTTCGCGCTCATCGCGGCCCTCGCGCGCTACCGCTGCTTCGCGGACCGCTCCCGGCTCGACATCTTCGCCGCCGACGAGGCGTCCAAGACGATGTCGTCACCCGAGGCGGCCGAGGAGATCGGCACGTTCATCCGCGACGGCCGTAAGCACAAGGCCGCGCTCCTGCTCGGCAGCCACGACGCCGAGGAGGACTTCGGCAACGAGGTGGTCCGGGGCCTGATCCCGTTCCGGGTGCTGCTGCGCCACCGCGACTCCAACCTCGCCCGCAGAGGCCTGCGCTGGCTGCACGGCCTGCCGACCGACGCCCCGGTGGACGAGGGCCTGGTCAAGCTGGTCACCGAGGGCACCGCCCCGGTGACGGACGCCGCGGTCGGCGTGGTCGAGGAGCGTCGCGGGGAGTGCCTCATCCGTGACTTCCAGGCCCGGTACGGCCGGGCGAAGGTCATGGCACCGCTCGTGGAGAAGCGCGCCCAGACGGTCAAGACGACGCCGACCAGCTCCGCCGGTGCGGTGATCGGGGCATGA
- a CDS encoding M23 family metallopeptidase: MSGRDGVGVATRVVSQAVRSSRSRNGRKKDDATRRAVLVLAVLVAAALAVPAAVVAMVVLVGGAVSENQSQNGCSMSASVVPAGQVDAAGGFTAEQMQNAAVILQVGEERGVPARAQAVAVMTALGESGMRNIDYGDDRFGVRNPDGTLTSSIGMFQEQKWYGTVEERLDPVQSSGRFYDRLLAVTGWETLEPTIAAHKAQRNADPYHYQKYWDQALQVIQLVSGADPQDLEALSRSIQGSSAAAPCMSGSIGQAAVSAGGWANPAVGSKASGFGPRNTGIAGASTYHLGQDIAASCGTQVYAAAAGRVVISGATGWGTGNTIRIEHGLGLDSTYGHLLTGTNLVRVGQTVQAGQQIASMGGDSRIDPAGAGTSSGCHLHYEVRMNGEAVDPEPFMAGQGVTLGVATPVTEPVSPSGGPAGDGAEPADASGN, encoded by the coding sequence GTGAGCGGGCGGGACGGCGTCGGGGTCGCGACGCGGGTCGTGTCGCAGGCGGTCCGGTCCTCGCGGTCCCGCAACGGCAGGAAGAAGGACGACGCGACCAGGCGCGCCGTGCTCGTGCTGGCCGTCCTGGTCGCGGCCGCCCTGGCCGTGCCCGCCGCGGTGGTCGCGATGGTCGTGCTGGTGGGCGGCGCCGTGAGCGAGAACCAGTCGCAGAACGGCTGCAGCATGTCGGCGTCGGTGGTGCCCGCCGGGCAGGTGGACGCCGCCGGCGGCTTCACGGCCGAGCAGATGCAGAACGCGGCCGTGATCCTCCAGGTGGGCGAGGAGCGCGGGGTCCCGGCCCGGGCCCAGGCCGTCGCGGTGATGACGGCGCTCGGCGAGTCCGGCATGCGCAACATCGACTACGGCGACGACCGGTTCGGGGTGCGCAACCCGGACGGCACGCTGACCTCCTCGATCGGCATGTTCCAGGAGCAGAAGTGGTACGGCACGGTCGAGGAGCGGCTCGATCCGGTGCAGTCGTCGGGCCGGTTCTACGACCGGCTGCTCGCCGTCACCGGTTGGGAGACGCTCGAGCCGACCATCGCGGCGCACAAGGCGCAGCGGAACGCCGACCCGTACCACTACCAGAAGTACTGGGACCAGGCGCTCCAGGTGATCCAGCTCGTCAGCGGCGCCGACCCGCAGGACCTCGAGGCGCTCTCGCGGTCCATCCAGGGCTCCTCGGCCGCCGCGCCCTGCATGAGCGGCTCGATCGGCCAGGCGGCCGTCAGCGCCGGCGGCTGGGCCAACCCGGCGGTCGGTTCCAAGGCGTCGGGGTTCGGGCCCCGCAACACCGGCATCGCGGGCGCGTCGACCTACCACCTCGGCCAGGACATCGCGGCGTCCTGCGGCACCCAGGTGTACGCGGCCGCGGCCGGGCGCGTGGTGATCTCCGGCGCGACCGGCTGGGGCACCGGCAACACGATCCGCATCGAGCACGGCCTGGGCCTCGACTCGACCTACGGGCACCTGCTCACGGGCACCAACCTGGTGCGGGTCGGCCAGACGGTGCAGGCGGGACAGCAGATCGCGTCCATGGGCGGCGACTCGCGCATCGACCCGGCGGGCGCAGGCACGTCGTCGGGCTGCCACCTGCACTACGAGGTGCGGATGAACGGCGAGGCCGTGGACCCCGAACCGTTCATGGCGGGGCAGGGCGTGACGCTCGGCGTCGCGACGCCGGTCACCGAGCCGGTCTCGCCCTCGGGCGGTCCCGCGGGCGACGGCGCGGAGCCGGCCGACGCGTCGGGCAACTGA